GGAGCTCGCCCGTCTCGATGCGGCAGACGACCGGATAGCGCCAGTCGCGCAAGCTCACGGCCAGACCTTCGACCTCGGTCGTGAAGAGGCGATGGCGGCCGGGCTGCGGCGCCGACAGCTGCAGTCGCCGGCAGGCGGCGGCGAGCGCGACCGGGTCGCGGACGCGGGTCGTGATCGTCACGAGATGACTCATGGCTGATCCTCGGGCGGTGCAAGGGGTGAAACGTGCGGGAGCGCGGCCGGTTCGTCTGGCGCGGGGGGCGTCTCGGTCGGCGACGAGGAGATCGCGGCCCCCGGGTCGACGGGGGCGAGTTCGATCGCGATCCAGTCCAGCAGGTCCGCCTGTCCGTCGTCGTGACGGGCGGGGACCAAGATGAACCAAGCGAGCGCCAAGGCGAGCAGCGCCACCAGAACGATTCCCGTCCCGCGGACGGCGGTCGTCAGCGCCGAGTCCCGCCGGCGTGCGGACGCCAGGTCGCGCTCTTGGGAGCGCAACGCGCGCCAGCCCTCGTCGAGCCGGCGGCGCTCCGTTTGAATCTCGCCCTGCAGGCGGATCGATGCTTCGCGCGCGGCGGCGTCGGCGGCGACGAGCTCGTGGGCGCCTCGCGCGGCCGCGTCGGCGACGCGGGCGAGCGCGACGTTTTGAGCGGCCTGGCGGTCGGCCGCTTCCTGGGAGAGGCGAACGACGCGGGCGTCCTCCCCGCAGCCGCCGGCGCTCAGAAGAATGGCTCCCAGCGCCAGGAGTCGACCGACGGGAGCGAGGCGAACGCGTGGCATGGGATCTCCTGGGGGAAGCAAGGAGGCGGGAGAGCAGCCGCAGCAGCGCTCGGCGCCATCGCCGCTCGCGGGCCAGCGCAACGGCGAGCGCAACGACCGCCGCCGCCAACGCGGCCGCGACGTAAGTGGGCATCGGCAGTCTCCAGGGCGAAAGAAGATGGAAGAGGGAGGTCCGCTCCGACGAGGGAGCGGGTTCTCCTTCGCAATAGCTAAGAGTCCAGCAAGTCTTTATGCCCCGGTTGGGGGGCGGATTTAGCGCGTCCTACAGGGGCGGGTGTGGCTGGGGACTGTCGCCATCGGGTTGCCTTGATGGTCTCGGTCGTCGAAGTCCGACTGAGGCAGGACGACAGGGCGTTCCGAACGAGAGGGCGAGACGCGTCATCGACGAGAACGCCGTTCGCAAGCCGGCGCCCTGCGAGGCGCAGCAAGGCGGCAAGCCGACGGTCTTCGTCCCGACTCTTGTGCACCGTCCGATCACGGCGACTAACTGAATGGGAGAAAAACCAAGGGAGAAGCCTGTCGGGAAACAGAAAAGCAAGACGCAAACACGTCCTGGCGACGTCGGGTCGCCAGGGTGCGAGAGGTCTTGTGCCCCTGTCCGGCAAGCTTGCGCCGCCGGCTATCGAACAACGGCTCGGACAATTTGTTGTCCCAGCAATAAGCCTCGAATCGGCAGCACGCTCTTGCCGCCTTCGCAGACTTTCCGCCACAAGTCGCACTTCTCCCAGGCCGCTTGCCCCATCTCGCACCTCGCACCGTTGATGGATGGAATTCGGACTCCTCCAACCTGCCAGCCGCCGCAAGAGGCCCAGGATGCAACGCTCATGACCGCGCGGTCAATTCCAACCGTCTTCGCCCCGTCCTCGTCGGCGTTTCTCCGCGGGCGCCAAAGTCTCGTCGAGGCGAGACACGCCGTGCTTGATCGCCAGGCGGGCGAGAAGGATCGACTTGTCGCATCCCAGCTGGAGCATGACGGCCCGCCGATGATTGGCGATCGTCCAGTGGGACAGCCCTAAAATGGCGGCCATATCGGCGGCGGTGCACCCCAGGCTGATCAGGCGAAAGACTTCGCGGCGTCGCGGGCTGAGGGCGGCGATGCGAGCACTCATATCACGGTCGGTCATGGCATGACTCCGGGGGGTCTTCCCAGCATGCTTGGGGCGCCGGCCGAGATCATCCTTGCCGCACCGCTCTCCGCCCCGAGATCGGCCGCATAGGCGCCGTTTGGCGGGATTGCCCGGGAAAATCGGTCTCGCCAGACGCCGCCTCCCGCGACGCCAGGGTCGGGTCGACTCCGAACACGTCCGGCGACTCGACCTCTCTTGTCCTCTCAGGGCCTCACGTCGATGGGGGCCGCAGCGTCATCGCGTCCGCTGGGGTCGGAGCCGTCGAGACTTCGGCCAAGTCGAGCCACGCCGCGTACGCCCGCTCGTCGGACAACAGAACGGGCATCCGATGATGGCCGACAGAGCGAATCAACGCGTTCGGCTCGGTCGTCAGCAGCGTGCAACTTTCGATCGTCTCGCCGTCCCCCGCACTCCACGATTCCCAGAGCCCGGCGAACGCGAACGGCCGAGCATCGGCGAAGCGGAAGCCATGACCCCGCTCGTAAAATTCCGTCGCCGGGATCAGGCAGCGACGATGCTTGAACGCTTCGCGATAGGCCGGCTTCTCCGCGGCAGTCTCGCTCCGGGCGTTGAAGCATCGCCGTTGAAACGCCTTGCGGCTGGTCGCGGCGCCCGACGGCTTCCACCAGAACGGCAGCAAACCCCACTCCGCGGCGATCAACTCCCGCTCGCCGGCGGGATCGAACCGGACGATCGGCACTCGCGACAGCGGATAGAAGCCCCCTTCGGGGAACTCCAGTTGCAGACGGTCGCGCTGCACGCCGTAGTCGGCAGCTCGCGGTCGGGAGGCTTGGCAATAGTGGTGGCACACGGTCGCAATCCTACGTGACTTCGCCAATCGCCGGCATGACAACCTCGAACCGATCGCCGCCCCACAAGCGGCAGACGAACCCCTGCGACTCAAGAGCCGCCAAGCTCGTCGCCACGGTCGCTTCGTCCAGTCCGCCGGACGCCGCCAATTCGCCGATCGTCGCCGGCCGCCCCCATTGGTCCTCGAACGCCAGGGCCAGGCGGTGCGTGGCGTAAAGTGGATCAGGGAGCCGAAGCAGTTGCAGCGTCGTCGGGATCATGCGGGCCTCGGTGGTGCGAGAACCGCCAGGGTAGCCCGTGCTGGTCGTCGGGCAAGCGAACGCGATATCTTGCGTGCCGAGCGTGAAGCGGCTACCAGCGGGCGTCAGGGAGCCGCGGTCAACTTTCCGGTCCGAGGCGCCCTCGATTCAACAAATAGGCGGCGTGAACTCGGCACTTGGACGACGCAGGCCCCGGGACACCGTGTCCGGCGGCCGCTCGAGATGCTGGGTGCGTCGATCGAGATTGTCCCTACGTAGGGACAATCCGGCGGACGCCGTTGCCCATCTGGCGAGAACATGCAGCGGCGAATCGTGCGTTCGCCGACGAAACGCGGTCGTGTCTAAATCGACCCCAAGTGAACGGCACTTGAACAAAGTGCTGCGTGGCTCTTGGGGAGATCTTGTTTGCAAATCGCCGCGATTCGCAGAGAGTCCGCCCAGACTTCCTAAGTTAACGCGATTCCGCTCGATGTTTTCTGCGGCGAAGAGGTCGCTGCTTTAGGAAACGACCACGCTGAACCAAAACTCTCAAGGTTGCAGGCGCCTTTTCCGCGAACAGCGGGCGACTACGGCGTGCCTCGCAAGATATATTTGAGATCATGATCGCTCCGAAGTCAATTTGATCGAACCGCTGGTCGACTCGGCGGTCACGACGCACGTTCCGCCTCGCCTGACCTACGACTGGCGATCCCCTCCGCTTGCGGCTCGCAGGGCGCCGCCTCAAAAGCGTTCCTCGTCGCAGCAATCATTGGTCGGGGACCATCGCCCGCAAAAAATCATAGGGCTCCGTCGTAGGCCAGCAGCCGTACAACGGCGAGGTGCTGGAGCATAGGCCTCTGAGCAGCCCGTCCAACGGGGGTTCCGAGTAGTCCCGTTCCGCGGAACGCAGGGCGGCTTCCAGAGCCACGAGCAGGTCGGGCTGCGGCGGATTGATACGGCAGCGGCCGGTTTCGGCTTCGTCCGGTTCCCACCAGCGGCAGGTCGAGCAGGTCGGCGTCGAGGGGATGGTGGTCATGTTTTTTTCTCCTGGATCGGGGTGGTCGGTTCGAAGCGGTCGGTTGTTGCAGGGTCGATCGGGGGCCTGACGTGGTCGGGTGGTCGGCTCCCCCTTTAGGGAGCCACCCCCCACCCGTCAGGCACGTGGTCGGGTGGTCGGTACGTGGTCGATCCAGGCCGACCACGTCCCCTAATCGCGGTCCTTGAGGGTGTAAATTCGGCATACGTTTCCGCGGACGGTCTCGGTCTCGACGTCCACTTGCCGGCCGGCGACCAGCAGCGACAGCAGCCGGTCGGCCCGGTCCTTGCTCAGCCCAGTAACATCCCGAACCTGCCGCGTGGATGCGGGGCCGGCCTGCAGCGCTTCGGCGATCAGGGCAAAACCTTCCCGGTCGTCGGCCGCCTGCCTTAGTTCCTTCACGCTCAGCCGCCCTTTGAGCTTCCCGGGGTCGACGCCGCCGGCCGGGAGCCACAGCGGGAACTCGAATCGCAGTGGCAGCGGGTCGACTGGTTGAAATGATCGGACGGCCGCCTCAAGCACCACGACGCCCGGTTCCTCGTGCTCTCGCAGCACGAGGTGAGCGTCGGCCGCGCGAGATTGAGCCCCGGCGCCTGCCCCGACGTCGGTAACGGCTTTGCCCCCCTGGCCCCCCTTGCTGGCGTGGTGAATGAGGACGAACGCCGCGCCGGTCGAAGCGGCGTATCCATCCAAGCGGTTGTAGATTAGTGTTTCCGCACTATTGTCATTCTCGGATTGCCCCTCGATCGCGAACCGATACTTTGCGTCCAAAATGATCGCTTGATACTCGCCGTGCGGGATCGCCTCGAACTCGCGACGCAACTCGACCAGCGACCGCAGGTTGCCGCGCAGGGGCCAGACGTGCAGGTCATCGATGTAATCGGCCGCAAGAAGCCCCATTTTTTCCGCAACGGCGGGGACGCGATTCGCGAGGGTCGCGCGGTGCAGCTCGTTATCGACGAGCAAAACTTTTCCGCGGCGGGTCGGGAAAGTTTCGAGCCAATCCCGCCCGTTGATGATCGAAAGCGCGAGCCCGTAAACGAGCCATGATTTCCCCGCTTTCGGCGGCGCGATAACGTTGACCGTCTCGCCCGCACGGAACAGCCCCTCGACGACGGGCTCGGCGAGGCGTGGGTTGCCCGCGGCAAGCTGCCGGAATGTCAACGTCTCGATTGGGGGGAGCGGCGGCGTGATGAATTGCGGCGTCGCGGCCGCGAGCCCCGCGGTCGTCGTAGCAGCCCCCCGCCGATCGCCGTAACCCTGCGACGCCAGTGCACGGGCCGCAGCCGCAAAGTCGCCGTCGTGGTTCAACAAAGTAAACGCGGCAAATTTGCTGTAACCACAGTTTGCCTCGAACGGCGTCGCCGACGTCGAGAAGATATAGATCAGTTCGGTCCCCCCCTTGCTCCGCAGCCCCGTCGTTGCGGACGTCCCCTCCTCCTTGCCGGGTCGCGTCCAATGCGTCACGTCGCCACGGGTGAAGTTTTCTCGCCACCCATGGGGGGTGAGGATCTCGCACCAGGTCGCCCGGGCGTTGTAGCCGTCGCCTGGGCTCACCCCGTCGTGCGTACCGTTGATGACGCCGACGGGGTTTTCGCGCGGCTCAGGTGGCTTCTCATCGAACACCCGCGCCGCCGCAAATATCGCCGCGCGTTCCACGGCGGTGATCGTCGGCAGGTCGGTCAGCGGCGGGCCGCTCGCGTGTTCGTATTCACGCCCGGTCGGGTGACAGCAGCCGGGCGACCCGGGCGCGAGCGCGTAGCCGCCGGCGCCGCGGGTCTCGATAAGAGCGTTCCCGTCAGGGCCGCGCGCCAGGACCTTATTGCCCTCGACCATCGAGCAGCGATAGATGAGGTGATAACCCGGGCGAGGCGTCCGGACGATCGTCAGGCGCTCGAGCAGCCCCGGGCAGCGAGCCTCAATCTCCCCGAAAAACTCGCCCATCAGCGAGACGTCATCCAGGTCAACAACCTCGCTGTTGCCGCTTGCCGGGCCGTGGGCGACGGCGACTCCGACGTTATCGGCGAGCCACCACCCGCGGACATCACTTTCGGTCGCGCGTTCCTGCGTGAGCCGCTTCCATGCAACGGCCGCGGCCTTGCTGCCGTCGCCGCGGATCGGCACGACGGAGAGCCCGGCGCGGAGATATTGAAGCGCGTAGTCGATCGGCGAATCGCCGCTTCGCTCGACCGCGCGAGAGTTTTTTGATACCATGGGGAAGACCCTGATTTTCGGGCCCGCGCCGCTGCGAACGGCCGGGCCCTTTTTTTGTGGGCCCGCGGGAATGGTGTGAAAGAACTAGACGCCGGCGCGGGCCAGCTCGGCCTCGGCCGCGGCAATCGCCGCTTCGCGCTGGCGAGAAGTCGCGACCTTCGCGCCGCCGATTGCGGTCGGCGCCGCGTTGATTGCCGCGACAAATCTCTCGAAAGCCGGCCCCGTCGTGTAGCGCGTGCCGCCCACGAGAAAAGTTTCAAGTTTGGCGCCGCGGCAGCCACGCAGCGCCCAGCGCCACGTCGTGCTAGGGCCTTTCCCCTGTTGCCGCGCGAGCTGCGTCAACGTGAGCCGAGGCGATTCATTGAGAAGTACGGCGCCATTTTCAGCGCCGTCATGGTGTAAATTGCTCATTCCTAAATCTCCGTCGCGTGGTTGTGAACCCAACGACAGGGATTGGAACAAGAACCCGCCCGACAATTGGGAAGAGCGCCGTTTGTCCCAAAAATTGGGAAAAGCGCCGTTTGTCCCAACTCGGGGCTATTGGCGCCGGCGGCTGTATCGCTTGCGAAGAGATTCGGCCGAGATATTGACGCGGCCGACGCCGGGAAACTTGCCGGTTCTCAATTTGGCCTCGATTTTGCTGCAGGCAGCTGCGACGGACGCTCCGTGGCTGACGCCATCCGCGATGGCCGCACGGACCTTGTCCCACTCGTCGGCGGTCAGCTTGCCGGCCTTGCCGTTCAAGCTGTTACGGTGCGACTCGATGGCCTTGGCGGTGAGCGCATCGATAGGTCTTATCTTGTAAATATTCGTCAATGTCGCTTGGAGCCAGTCCATGCCGAGCAATAGGCCGCACGTGGCCGCCTCCCTCGCATCGTCGGACCGGATGGCGGCTTGCATTAGGTACAGCCGCTGCAATTGGACCACGCTGTCAAGCACGGACACCCACCCCGGCTGCAAACCGACCTTGTCCCCCTGGAACATGGTGGTGGCGCCGGTGAAGTCGTCGGCGATGTCAATAATCACGAACGGCCTGACGGCGGCTTCCAAATTCGCCTGCAATTCGTCGAGATCCAACGTGCGGTCAAGCCCGGCCAAGCTGTTGCTGTAGGCGTTTGACCGATCGACGCCGCCGGACTGATTGACGCGTGATTTCTTCGCCATGATTGCACCGTAGGTGAAAAGCCGAGCCGACCGACGACGGCCGCAGTACGGTGCAGCCGCAAGCCGTCGTCGATCGTGTGCGGGGAGCTACCCCGCGACTCGGCAAAGGGAATTCTAACCGATCAAGCGGCAAACCCGCTCACCCGATTTGCCGGGCCACGTCGTAACCCTTGGCCGCGTCTCGCTCGGCGTAAACCTGCGTCACGTTCGCTTGGGAGTGGCCAAGAATCACTTGGGCCGCCTCAAGGCCGAACTCGCGACGGATCTCGGTGGCCGCGGCGTGACGCAGGCGGTTCGGGCTCCAGCGTTCGACGCCCGCCGCGTCGCACGCTCGACGAATGGCAGCCGCGTAAGAGAGCGGCACGTAGGCGCCGCCGGCCGTCTTCCGGGGTTTCTTCGCCTTGTTGGTCCCCGGTCGATTGCCGCACGACAACGGCGTCGTGCGGGCCGCATGCTGCGCCGCACGCCGCTTCCGCTCGCTGTCGCACGGCCGGAAGCAATGGGCCTCGGAGTCGCGGGCCAGGTACTTCAGCAGCACGGCTTGGGCCTTGGGGCCGACGAAGATTGTCCGTTCCTTGCCGTGGTGGGCCGTCTTGTGGTGCCGGGGTCGGTAGAGCCACACGTCGCCGGTGCAGTCGACGTCGACCGGTCGGAGGGCGCAGACCTCGCCGGGGCGACAGCCGGTGAGCCGTTGGAAGCGGACCATATCGCCGACGACTTCGGGCAAGTGAACCAGGGTCGCCTCGACAACGGCGTCGTCGACCGGCAGGACGGGCGCCGATTCCTTGGCGTCGCACTTCCCCCGTCTCAGCCCGGGGACGATGGCGAGATTCTGGGGGACCGCCGCCGGCAAGCGGCCTTCGGCCGCCCCCCATTTGAACATGCGGACGAGCCGGGCCATCATCGCGTTGATGTTGCTGCGGGCGTAGCCGTGGGCGATCAGCCGCTCCCGCACGGCTTTGTACTGCAGGACGCCGAACTCGGCCGCCGGAGTCTTGCCGTACAGTTCCTTGAGCGGCTTGACGGCATAAATGATGCGATTGCAGTCACTGCGATTTCCGCCCCCGTAGTACTTCCGGGCGAACCTCAAATAGTCGGCAGCCAGTTCGACGACGGTGATCGCATCCGCAGGCGTCCCAAAGGCGAGCGACCGCCCCCCGGCGAGCCACTCGGTGATCAGCCGATCGTATTCGATTCGGCTCGCCTTGGTCCCGTGCGGGCCAAGGTAGTAATCGCGGCCGCCGATCGTGACGACGGCTTGCCCGGAGGCGCGATGCTTCCGGTACTTGGGGATTGAGGCTCCGGCAATTCGCGGCATCGTGTAGGTCTCCCGTGACGGCGGAGAATAAAACGGTAAGTACCGTTTTATTCCCTGGGAAAACGCTACACTGCCGACCGCCGGCAGGTGACATAAAGCTTTGTCTAGCGTGCCTTTAGGGCAAGTACCCGGGGCGGGGGTCGAACCCACAACCTTCGGCTTCGGAGGCCGACACTCTATCCAATTGAGCTACCCGGGCAGGAGCGAGGCGGCCGACGAGGGGGCGGGCCGACCGCTGCGGACCCTTAAGCGTATCGCCGCCGGACGGAGATGACAACGGGCCGAACCAGGGGGTCGTGACACTCGTTTGCGCCCTTGGAAGTGTGGCCGGGGGCGCAGCGCAGGGGATCCCCTGGGGGCTCACTTCGTTCGACCCCAGCCACCCCTCAGTTTGGCAAATGGGATCAGATCCAAGCGGGGAAACTTGCCGCTAGCCCGGGGGCCAGGTCATCGCGCGGCCGCCGAGCAGGTGGAAATGAAGGTGGTCGACCGTTTGGCCCCCGTCGGCGCCCGTGTTGGCGACGACGCGGTAACCCGTTTCGGCCAGCCCCAGTTCGCGGGCGACGTCGCGGATCGCCAGCGTCAGGCGGCCCAGCAGCTCGGCGTCGGCGTCGCTCGCCGCGGCGAGCGATGCGATCGGCCGTTTGGGGATGATCAGCACGTGGACCGGCGCCTGCGGGCTCACGTCGTGGAACGCGAGACAATCGTCGTCTTCGTAGACGATCCGGGCCGGGATCTCGCGATCGATGATTCGCTGAAAGATCGTGGACATGGGACAGCGCGAAGGCAAAAGGGGGAAGGCTGAAAAGGGAACGACGCTGGGCGGGTCGTCTCGGACGATTGCTCGGTGCGCGTGCTTTGACGTCGGTTAGATTTGAAACTGACAAAGCATGCGGGCTTTGACCCAGGTTAGATTTCGAACTGACAAAGCATGCGGGCTTGGACCCAGGTTAGATTTCGAGCGGACAAAGCACGCGGCGTTTTCGTGAGGCTTGCGAGCGCCGGGCTGCTTCCCCTGCCCTATTCGCGCGGCAGTTCGATGGCGTCGTCGGGGAGCATCACCGGGATGCCGTCGACGATCGGGTAGAGCCGATCCCCCGCGGCGCGAAGCAGGCCGCCATCGATCGGCTTGACGACCTTGGCGCCGCCGACGGTTCGGGCTTCGCCGCGCATGACGGCCGCGTTGACTGCGGCGACGGTCGCCTCGTCGGCGACGGACAGGGCGCTGCGGTCGACGGGGCAGCGGAGGATCGCGAGCAATTGATCGCTGACGGGGGACATGCGAGCAAGCTGTTCAAACCAGGTGACGAAGGAGAGCCGCTTGCGAACGAACGCCGACGGCAGCGACGATCCGACCGCGGCGGAGAACTTGCCTTATCTTACGAATCGGCTCGGCCGGGTGCTAGCTTGGCGGCCTGTCGAAACGGGGACCGGCTCGCGGACCGCGACAAAAACCGCCCGACCGTTGGGCTGCATGAGCGCGCCAGGCCCCTTTTTCGTCAGGCCGTTCGGGCCTCATGGGACTTGGCCGATTCTGCCGATAGTTCTCAAGAGGCGGTCCCCGCCCCCGCGCGGGACCGGCGCGCCGCGAGCCCGGTCCGCAGAGGCATTGCTCACCGGCTTCGCTCGCATTGTCCGGGGCGGTTCGTACTCCTTCAACCTTCTGTGGCCGAGGTCGGAAGCTGTTATGAATGCCGTGCACTGCATTCGCCGGGCGCTGGGAGGGCTGCTGATCGCGTGCGCCGGCGGTACGGCAGCGGCTCAGCAGGTGACCTACGAGACCGGGCCCGACGGGGTTCGGTACCAGGTGACGCGGACCGTGGTGCAGCGGACCGTGCCCGTCACCGAAAATCGCTCGCAAACGCAGACCACGTATCGCCAGCAGGTCGTCACCGAAAACCAGCAGTTCCAGCAGGTGTACCAGGTGCCGGTCAAGCAATACCAAATGGTCCCGCGGCTGGTGGGGCGTTGGAACCCGTTCATCGAACCGTACTGGACGTACGAGTACGAGGAAGTGACGACGTACCACCAGCAAGTCGCCACGGTGACGATGCCGACGACCCGCGTCACGTGGGCGCCGGAGACGCGCACGGTCGACACGCCGGTGACGACCTACGCGGTGCGACCCGTCGAAGTG
The window above is part of the Pirellulales bacterium genome. Proteins encoded here:
- a CDS encoding DUF1257 domain-containing protein, whose amino-acid sequence is MSHLVTITTRVRDPVALAAACRRLQLSAPQPGRHRLFTTEVEGLAVSLRDWRYPVVCRIETGELRFDNFQGRWGEPARLDELVQAYAVEKATLEARRQGHSVVERTLADGTIRLTLTTGGAGR
- a CDS encoding SOS response-associated peptidase, with translation MCHHYCQASRPRAADYGVQRDRLQLEFPEGGFYPLSRVPIVRFDPAGERELIAAEWGLLPFWWKPSGAATSRKAFQRRCFNARSETAAEKPAYREAFKHRRCLIPATEFYERGHGFRFADARPFAFAGLWESWSAGDGETIESCTLLTTEPNALIRSVGHHRMPVLLSDERAYAAWLDLAEVSTAPTPADAMTLRPPST
- a CDS encoding response regulator transcription factor; translation: MTDRDMSARIAALSPRRREVFRLISLGCTAADMAAILGLSHWTIANHRRAVMLQLGCDKSILLARLAIKHGVSRLDETLAPAEKRRRGRGEDGWN
- a CDS encoding AAA family ATPase, producing the protein MVSKNSRAVERSGDSPIDYALQYLRAGLSVVPIRGDGSKAAAVAWKRLTQERATESDVRGWWLADNVGVAVAHGPASGNSEVVDLDDVSLMGEFFGEIEARCPGLLERLTIVRTPRPGYHLIYRCSMVEGNKVLARGPDGNALIETRGAGGYALAPGSPGCCHPTGREYEHASGPPLTDLPTITAVERAAIFAAARVFDEKPPEPRENPVGVINGTHDGVSPGDGYNARATWCEILTPHGWRENFTRGDVTHWTRPGKEEGTSATTGLRSKGGTELIYIFSTSATPFEANCGYSKFAAFTLLNHDGDFAAAARALASQGYGDRRGAATTTAGLAAATPQFITPPLPPIETLTFRQLAAGNPRLAEPVVEGLFRAGETVNVIAPPKAGKSWLVYGLALSIINGRDWLETFPTRRGKVLLVDNELHRATLANRVPAVAEKMGLLAADYIDDLHVWPLRGNLRSLVELRREFEAIPHGEYQAIILDAKYRFAIEGQSENDNSAETLIYNRLDGYAASTGAAFVLIHHASKGGQGGKAVTDVGAGAGAQSRAADAHLVLREHEEPGVVVLEAAVRSFQPVDPLPLRFEFPLWLPAGGVDPGKLKGRLSVKELRQAADDREGFALIAEALQAGPASTRQVRDVTGLSKDRADRLLSLLVAGRQVDVETETVRGNVCRIYTLKDRD
- a CDS encoding DUF1580 domain-containing protein; translation: MSNLHHDGAENGAVLLNESPRLTLTQLARQQGKGPSTTWRWALRGCRGAKLETFLVGGTRYTTGPAFERFVAAINAAPTAIGGAKVATSRQREAAIAAAEAELARAGV
- a CDS encoding Trm112 family protein produces the protein MSPVSDQLLAILRCPVDRSALSVADEATVAAVNAAVMRGEARTVGGAKVVKPIDGGLLRAAGDRLYPIVDGIPVMLPDDAIELPRE
- a CDS encoding histidine triad nucleotide-binding protein produces the protein MSTIFQRIIDREIPARIVYEDDDCLAFHDVSPQAPVHVLIIPKRPIASLAAASDADAELLGRLTLAIRDVARELGLAETGYRVVANTGADGGQTVDHLHFHLLGGRAMTWPPG
- a CDS encoding site-specific integrase, with translation MPRIAGASIPKYRKHRASGQAVVTIGGRDYYLGPHGTKASRIEYDRLITEWLAGGRSLAFGTPADAITVVELAADYLRFARKYYGGGNRSDCNRIIYAVKPLKELYGKTPAAEFGVLQYKAVRERLIAHGYARSNINAMMARLVRMFKWGAAEGRLPAAVPQNLAIVPGLRRGKCDAKESAPVLPVDDAVVEATLVHLPEVVGDMVRFQRLTGCRPGEVCALRPVDVDCTGDVWLYRPRHHKTAHHGKERTIFVGPKAQAVLLKYLARDSEAHCFRPCDSERKRRAAQHAARTTPLSCGNRPGTNKAKKPRKTAGGAYVPLSYAAAIRRACDAAGVERWSPNRLRHAAATEIRREFGLEAAQVILGHSQANVTQVYAERDAAKGYDVARQIG